One window from the genome of Bremerella cremea encodes:
- a CDS encoding DUF4339 domain-containing protein: MPTSSSSSTQSELRWYYAVDDAHVGPVSATKFWQLAEERVIKADTLVWCTGYTDWVPAQTIDGLFQTRKNRGSDPGFVSSSPQHAAPTPMKAPPPEIPSDIDRGLLMQIAKSGILFGLVCIVFTRGCDRIDKARIEGITGERAISEQEFNEREKSQLLPLQQRLDQLQAIDYVSAEEKKQLQEATESLRAEKMVFTLERKKMEAEIWSPLRAREARVGAEYQQMQMFRRIASLFGTTLTLIGIGIALFYAPSEQQLGIWIVLGVVIAAAYLG, translated from the coding sequence ATGCCGACGTCCTCTTCTAGTTCGACTCAATCTGAACTGCGCTGGTACTACGCAGTTGATGATGCCCATGTCGGCCCGGTGTCGGCAACGAAGTTTTGGCAACTGGCGGAAGAAAGAGTGATCAAAGCCGATACGTTAGTCTGGTGTACCGGATACACAGACTGGGTCCCAGCCCAAACGATAGATGGCCTCTTTCAAACGCGCAAGAACCGCGGTAGTGATCCTGGTTTTGTGTCGAGCTCGCCTCAGCACGCGGCACCGACTCCGATGAAAGCTCCACCGCCTGAGATTCCCTCGGATATCGATCGCGGTTTGCTGATGCAGATCGCGAAGTCAGGCATTTTATTCGGCTTGGTCTGTATCGTTTTCACACGTGGATGCGATCGGATTGATAAAGCACGTATCGAAGGCATTACTGGCGAACGAGCGATTTCCGAACAAGAGTTTAACGAACGCGAAAAATCGCAACTCCTTCCGCTGCAACAACGCCTCGATCAGTTACAGGCGATCGACTACGTCTCTGCCGAAGAAAAGAAGCAATTACAAGAAGCGACCGAATCGCTGCGAGCCGAAAAGATGGTGTTCACCTTGGAACGCAAAAAAATGGAAGCGGAAATCTGGAGCCCGCTCCGAGCCCGAGAGGCACGCGTGGGGGCGGAATACCAACAGATGCAAATGTTCCGTCGAATTGCCTCTTTGTTCGGTACGACGCTCACCTTGATTGGTATTGGGATCGCTCTATTTTACGCCCCTTCCGAGCAGCAACTGGGTATCTGGATCGTGCTGGGCGTGGTGATCGCAGCAGCCTATTTAGGTTGA
- a CDS encoding PVC-type heme-binding CxxCH protein translates to MSLGQNSLGLVSLFVLLCALPTVAVSAEKEAPFIPRKQQSIPGPPLSPPEAIQKMDVPAGFSVELVASEPDILNPVAMTFDEQGRIWVTESFEYPRHEPGPGRDRIKVLEDTDQDGAIDKVTIFAEGLNIPSGIAVGYGGVWVANAPDILFLQDTDGDLKADKTEVVVTGFGRTDTHELPNSLTWGPDGYLYGLNGVFNHSHVKHRGKDYIFTCALFRIDPRTRDFELFCEGTSNPWGIAFDPNGQAFVSACVIDHLWHLTESGYYHRQGGPYPPHTWKIESIVQHKHQMAAYCGIEYFDSDAYPEPYRDCLYMGNIHGGCVNVDVLQRDGSTYFAKPRPDFFTANDVWHMPVDQKTGPDGCLYILDWYDRYHCYQDAMARPGDVDRLKGRLYRVRYQDTPRAKPFDLSRESDEQLIARLHSGNRFYRDMAQRVLSERASTAAIPPLQSLVLDSSASLKTRLHALWSLIGARQVSDAFTLELLASDQPQLRRWAVRYQGNSSSTNPEIAKQIQQLTNDSSADVRLEVAIQAPKLNNLPTIPTLLEVLHNSPQDKLIPQIVWQNLHPLLATKTPEYLALMTQDRFANSETTLALLPRAADRILATPGLSVEHVATLVKLLAAHPGQQEKLATCLQRIAEQAQSRELTGERLTQLKTELANSLSKILEQGPSHPGYYNAANLALAWHDPAAMQIVPQVFASPQQPVARRIAALDSLLTTGHPESLDLIRQYFETAQQDQAEVGQVIQTLGKSDSDVVADLLLPRLDSLSSQNRPKAIEVLLQRPTWALQLLSLIEDGKLDKDTLSINQLQRLASTSSPTVASKINEIYGTVRSGRDPSRTFVVSQMRRLVTSQPGNPHKGVEVYNKLCGQCHKLHGKGQEVGPEITVNGRGNLDQLLSNVFDPSLVIGKDYQAVNVLTLDGRVLSGLLIEDSDARVVLKMQGGKQETIARDDVDLMKTSDTSLMPEGIEKQLQPEEIVDLFAYLTLTKPPEDPTTELISGAGLVSPEKIVLSEDAQNLLSTAQISTNVDHFAAGKRGQPSDLIYLPESQKFLSNSQWHEIGVGGGADLGVLTQENGVTWTATWQQPVSVNFITLSGTYPNQPQPKTAWAIEAKVDGKWQTLEQGEGDWYNSGRYVWGWPGAVSISMEAFRVRIFSPDEKTPLRSIHFRGEEGFSWFVGNLPPEVNIVRQ, encoded by the coding sequence ATGTCGCTTGGCCAAAATTCTCTTGGATTGGTTTCTCTTTTCGTTTTGCTTTGTGCATTGCCAACCGTTGCTGTGTCGGCTGAAAAAGAGGCTCCGTTCATTCCGCGTAAACAACAAAGCATCCCCGGGCCACCTCTTTCTCCGCCAGAGGCGATCCAAAAGATGGATGTCCCGGCAGGGTTTTCCGTAGAACTCGTTGCCTCGGAACCGGACATTCTCAATCCGGTGGCCATGACCTTCGACGAGCAAGGAAGAATCTGGGTGACCGAGAGTTTCGAGTATCCTCGTCACGAACCAGGACCAGGCCGCGATCGAATCAAAGTATTGGAAGACACCGACCAAGATGGAGCGATCGACAAGGTCACCATCTTCGCTGAAGGGCTCAATATTCCTTCCGGAATTGCCGTTGGGTACGGGGGGGTCTGGGTGGCGAATGCCCCTGATATTTTGTTTCTGCAAGACACCGATGGCGATCTAAAAGCAGACAAGACGGAAGTCGTCGTCACTGGCTTCGGCCGCACAGACACGCATGAACTTCCCAACTCGTTGACTTGGGGGCCCGATGGCTACCTTTACGGGCTCAACGGTGTTTTCAATCACAGTCATGTGAAACATCGTGGGAAAGATTACATCTTCACATGCGCACTATTTCGTATCGATCCCCGCACGCGTGACTTTGAATTGTTCTGCGAAGGCACGAGCAACCCGTGGGGCATTGCGTTCGATCCGAACGGTCAAGCATTCGTTAGTGCTTGTGTCATCGATCATCTCTGGCATCTCACCGAAAGTGGTTACTACCACCGCCAAGGTGGCCCCTATCCACCGCATACTTGGAAGATTGAATCGATCGTCCAACACAAGCATCAAATGGCCGCCTATTGCGGAATCGAGTACTTCGATAGCGATGCCTACCCTGAACCGTATCGCGATTGCCTGTACATGGGCAATATCCATGGTGGCTGCGTGAATGTCGATGTTCTTCAGCGTGACGGCAGCACCTACTTCGCCAAACCACGTCCCGACTTTTTCACGGCGAACGACGTTTGGCACATGCCAGTCGACCAAAAGACGGGCCCCGACGGTTGCCTTTATATCCTCGACTGGTACGACCGGTACCACTGTTACCAAGATGCGATGGCCCGGCCAGGTGATGTCGATCGCTTGAAGGGACGGCTGTATCGCGTTCGTTATCAAGACACGCCCCGGGCCAAGCCATTCGATCTGTCTCGTGAATCGGACGAGCAATTGATCGCCCGGCTCCATTCCGGCAATCGGTTTTATCGCGACATGGCCCAGCGAGTCTTGAGTGAGCGTGCCAGTACAGCAGCGATCCCCCCACTTCAATCGTTGGTGCTTGATTCTTCCGCGTCACTTAAAACGCGGTTGCATGCGTTATGGTCACTTATTGGGGCAAGACAAGTGAGTGATGCATTCACTCTGGAATTATTGGCAAGTGATCAACCGCAGCTACGTCGCTGGGCGGTACGCTACCAAGGAAATTCCTCCTCAACGAACCCCGAGATTGCAAAGCAGATACAACAACTCACTAACGATTCGTCTGCAGATGTGCGACTGGAAGTTGCGATTCAGGCTCCCAAATTAAACAACCTACCGACCATCCCTACTCTCCTAGAAGTCCTCCACAACTCCCCTCAAGACAAACTCATTCCCCAAATCGTCTGGCAAAACCTGCACCCGCTGTTGGCCACCAAGACACCTGAATATCTCGCATTGATGACCCAAGATCGTTTCGCAAATAGTGAAACGACTTTGGCACTGCTTCCGCGAGCCGCCGACCGCATCCTGGCCACGCCGGGTCTCTCGGTCGAGCACGTAGCAACCCTCGTAAAATTACTAGCGGCTCACCCAGGTCAGCAAGAGAAACTCGCCACCTGTTTGCAGCGGATCGCCGAGCAAGCACAATCGCGAGAACTGACCGGCGAACGACTAACGCAATTGAAAACCGAACTCGCCAATTCTCTTTCTAAGATCCTCGAGCAAGGCCCCAGTCATCCTGGCTACTATAACGCGGCCAACCTTGCCCTGGCCTGGCACGACCCTGCGGCAATGCAAATTGTTCCTCAGGTTTTCGCTTCCCCCCAACAGCCGGTCGCACGCCGTATCGCGGCTCTCGATTCGCTACTGACCACGGGGCACCCAGAATCGCTAGATTTAATCCGTCAATACTTCGAGACCGCTCAGCAAGACCAGGCCGAAGTCGGTCAAGTGATTCAAACGTTGGGCAAGTCCGATTCTGATGTCGTAGCCGATTTACTCTTGCCACGGCTCGACTCCCTCTCCTCACAAAACCGCCCTAAGGCGATCGAGGTTCTCCTCCAACGACCAACTTGGGCTTTGCAGCTGCTCAGCCTGATTGAAGATGGCAAACTCGATAAAGACACACTCAGCATCAATCAACTTCAGCGTCTGGCGAGCACTTCCAGCCCTACCGTCGCCAGCAAGATCAACGAGATCTATGGGACCGTTCGCAGTGGCCGAGATCCTTCCAGAACTTTTGTTGTCTCTCAAATGCGTAGGCTGGTTACGTCTCAGCCAGGCAATCCGCATAAAGGAGTGGAAGTTTACAACAAGCTGTGCGGACAATGCCACAAACTACATGGGAAAGGGCAAGAGGTTGGTCCTGAAATCACTGTTAATGGTCGGGGCAACTTAGATCAATTGCTTTCGAACGTCTTCGATCCCAGTCTAGTGATCGGCAAAGACTATCAGGCCGTCAACGTATTGACACTTGACGGACGCGTGCTCTCGGGGCTGCTCATAGAAGACAGCGATGCTCGCGTTGTCTTGAAGATGCAAGGTGGCAAGCAAGAAACGATTGCTCGTGACGATGTCGATCTCATGAAGACGTCCGATACGTCATTAATGCCAGAAGGGATAGAAAAACAGCTTCAGCCGGAGGAGATCGTCGACCTGTTCGCCTATCTCACCCTCACCAAACCGCCAGAAGATCCCACAACCGAATTGATCTCAGGAGCGGGGCTCGTCTCTCCCGAAAAGATCGTGCTGTCAGAAGATGCTCAGAACCTTCTTTCGACAGCCCAGATTAGCACCAATGTCGATCACTTCGCTGCAGGCAAACGAGGTCAACCAAGCGACCTGATTTATCTCCCAGAGTCTCAGAAATTCCTTTCAAACTCGCAGTGGCACGAGATTGGCGTCGGTGGCGGGGCAGACCTCGGCGTTCTCACCCAAGAGAACGGAGTCACTTGGACGGCAACCTGGCAACAACCAGTCTCGGTGAACTTCATTACCCTCTCTGGCACTTATCCCAATCAACCACAGCCAAAGACCGCTTGGGCGATTGAAGCCAAAGTCGACGGTAAGTGGCAAACGCTCGAACAGGGTGAAGGAGACTGGTACAACAGTGGCCGTTACGTTTGGGGGTGGCCTGGTGCGGTAAGCATTTCCATGGAAGCGTTTCGGGTACGCATTTTCAGTCCCGACGAAAAAACCCCTCTACGCAGCATTCATTTTCGCGGCGAAGAGGGGTTCTCGTGGTTCGTTGGCAATCTACCGCCCGAGGTAAACATCGTCAGGCAATAG
- a CDS encoding SdrD B-like domain-containing protein, whose amino-acid sequence MGFHYQDALRRFRNFFGGGKNVALNRPVRSRGLEMLEARRVMAADTIQLGAVYHEEDGAGGDEHGDTFIVTFDGGAAGTQLTRLIIDGDQIENFGNLPGLSSGDMIFDITPGGLGADASFPFKIISADGIDSVKAIVSDGGSLLILEFEGFDAGEELRFSIDVDEVIIYDPSNPAETLIDPIASGAEFHGTLMTGEFSAQHYKDATVNTKFYDQYDAKLIASGLDLPADDSTGHRDRTDGAFGSVVQDPLPISISGTVYHDPNLSLTQDAGEAGIADVSLTLWKKEDGVFVNTGHTVTTDANGNYVFGEELGLKPGTYQVRETQPTGYFSVGAVPGTVEGASTGSTVSGDPDVLTEISIPLGGTSAVDYDFAEATPAMIDGYVYHDRDNDGIKEAGEEGIAGVQIRVQGVDVLGNPQSFTVTTDANGYYKVTNMPPGVYEVLEVVQPPPYQDGKDTAGTVNGATKGSPSNPGDKISAISLKGGESGVNYNFGEIRPAEIRGRVQLTDPDGNCYGDGIETAPVEGAVINLYDSNGTLIATTTTDANGEYFFGNLLPGTYTIEEITPPGLIDGGDHVGTIDGIKVGQLDGNDRVAGIELLSGDSGVHYDFCEHLPASLSGYVYHDRNNNGIREAGEEGIEGTLVQLFDENGIQAGLAITDANGFYEFVGLSKGQYHIVELQPFEYVDGLDTAGTIFGTTVGSAVNPGDEINTIDVKWGDEGIEYNFGEIKLGSISGYVYHDQNINGFKDGGEEGIPSVTVTLINTDTNETLVTITDANGYYEFNDLVPGNYRLIETQPIEYQDGLDSAGTINGSIRGLAVNPGDEINSISIGSDEHGVNYNFGEYLYASISGSVYLTDADGNCDHESETSRPLAGVTIQLFDADGNLLKTTTTDTSGEYFFGELLPGTYTVIEITPPGLIDGGDHIGTINGIHVGSFGGNDVIESITLTAGQHGEEYDFCESEPADLSGYVYHDRDNDGVRDSGEEGIGGTTVQLFDKNGNLVDTLVTNADGFYHFTGLSKGEYRIVELQPTSYLDGLDTAGTIAGAAVGSATNPGDVIHTIELKFGQSGIEYNFGEVLPTSIGGFVHVDPNQDCVFDPDEDPIVGVTITLLDGNGNVIATTTTDANGHYTFTGLPPGTYTVVETQPDGYFQGGQIDRNGLADATETDRISRIVTHSGEHLDEHNFCEIPPAALSGYVFQDGNVISSATGELPEDISSIRDGLRTPDDTPLGNVVLELRDGFSGLPIMGNSDSVLQGIYGDGPIRITTDANGYYKFIGLKTGFYAVYQLQPEGFVDSIDTVGTTGGLAVNPGTSSAEISSLAVSPGNDAIIRIFVVGGTESRENNFSEVRVIPFIPPPEIPPGIPPVTPPPVVTPPPSPELLPPAPLLALPYEVLPYGGGANGFTWHLSVVNAGDPRGKEPVASSDAPYWLTSANGDLNPWNTENLSEARWTLQLEGEDGEEAELLSRLFGSKNAIPVAGDFNGDGVSELGVFIDGHWFIDLNGNGQWDDEDMYAKLGHDGDQPVVGDWDGDGKDDIGIFGKAWPNDPRAVKEDPGLPEATNRIVSLEKPKNIPPKIEHAPLGTRVLKVAQYGKFRQDLIDHTFHFGVGGDFALAGDWNGDGISTIAVFRNGTWHIDSDGDGRWNPEVDAAFDFGQAGDIPVVGDWNGDGVDEIGVFREGHWIVDDNGNGVEDSTDKVFQLGEWDDVPTVGDWDGNGTDDPGVFHAHKEGSVTVANRKAG is encoded by the coding sequence ATGGGTTTCCATTATCAAGACGCATTGCGTCGTTTTCGTAATTTCTTTGGTGGTGGCAAAAACGTAGCCCTCAATCGTCCTGTCCGCAGTCGCGGTCTCGAAATGCTAGAAGCACGCCGTGTTATGGCGGCTGATACGATTCAGTTGGGTGCCGTTTATCATGAAGAGGACGGAGCCGGTGGTGACGAACACGGCGATACGTTCATCGTTACCTTTGATGGTGGCGCCGCTGGCACGCAACTGACTCGCTTGATCATCGATGGCGATCAGATCGAGAACTTTGGCAACCTGCCGGGGTTAAGCTCTGGGGATATGATCTTCGATATCACGCCGGGCGGGCTAGGGGCTGATGCGTCATTCCCTTTCAAAATAATTTCCGCCGATGGAATCGATTCGGTAAAGGCGATCGTCTCGGATGGTGGAAGCCTGCTGATCCTGGAATTTGAAGGCTTCGATGCCGGGGAAGAACTTCGGTTCTCGATCGACGTTGACGAAGTTATCATCTACGATCCTAGCAACCCAGCAGAAACGCTGATCGATCCGATCGCATCTGGGGCCGAGTTCCATGGGACTTTGATGACCGGGGAGTTTTCCGCCCAGCACTACAAAGATGCCACGGTTAACACGAAGTTTTACGACCAATACGACGCCAAATTGATCGCTTCTGGTTTGGATTTGCCAGCGGACGATTCGACGGGGCACCGCGATCGAACCGACGGTGCTTTTGGTTCTGTCGTCCAGGACCCGTTGCCTATTAGTATCAGCGGTACCGTCTACCACGACCCGAACCTAAGCCTCACGCAAGATGCCGGAGAAGCTGGGATCGCTGACGTATCGTTAACGCTGTGGAAGAAAGAAGACGGCGTTTTTGTGAACACTGGGCATACGGTTACGACCGACGCCAACGGCAATTACGTCTTTGGTGAAGAACTCGGACTGAAGCCGGGCACTTACCAGGTTCGCGAAACACAACCGACTGGCTACTTCAGCGTGGGCGCGGTTCCGGGAACGGTGGAGGGGGCTTCGACCGGATCCACGGTTTCCGGCGATCCGGATGTATTGACGGAAATCAGTATTCCCCTGGGTGGCACGTCAGCGGTTGACTACGACTTTGCCGAAGCAACCCCGGCCATGATTGACGGCTACGTGTATCATGACCGCGATAACGATGGGATCAAGGAAGCCGGCGAAGAGGGGATCGCAGGCGTGCAGATCCGCGTGCAAGGTGTCGACGTGCTTGGCAACCCTCAGTCGTTTACTGTAACAACCGACGCCAACGGTTACTACAAAGTGACCAATATGCCTCCGGGTGTGTACGAAGTGCTGGAAGTCGTGCAGCCGCCCCCTTATCAGGATGGTAAAGACACCGCAGGTACCGTCAACGGAGCCACCAAAGGATCGCCTAGTAATCCCGGAGATAAAATCTCTGCCATCTCGCTCAAAGGAGGAGAGTCGGGGGTTAACTATAACTTCGGCGAAATCCGACCAGCTGAAATTCGTGGCCGGGTTCAGCTAACCGATCCAGATGGGAATTGCTACGGCGATGGGATCGAGACGGCTCCGGTAGAGGGTGCGGTTATCAACTTGTACGATAGCAACGGCACGCTCATCGCTACGACCACAACCGATGCCAATGGCGAGTACTTCTTTGGTAACTTGCTTCCCGGGACGTACACCATCGAGGAAATCACGCCACCCGGTTTGATTGATGGTGGCGATCATGTGGGGACGATCGACGGCATAAAGGTCGGTCAACTTGATGGTAACGATCGGGTCGCGGGCATCGAACTTCTGTCGGGCGATTCTGGCGTTCACTACGATTTCTGCGAACACCTCCCCGCTAGTTTGTCCGGGTACGTGTATCACGACCGGAACAACAACGGTATTCGCGAGGCAGGCGAAGAAGGAATTGAAGGAACGCTCGTTCAGCTTTTCGACGAGAATGGGATCCAAGCAGGTCTGGCGATCACCGATGCGAATGGCTTCTACGAGTTCGTTGGTTTGTCCAAGGGGCAGTACCATATCGTCGAGCTACAACCGTTTGAATATGTCGACGGTTTGGACACAGCAGGAACCATTTTTGGCACCACTGTGGGATCTGCCGTAAACCCAGGTGACGAAATCAACACGATTGATGTCAAATGGGGTGACGAAGGTATCGAGTACAACTTCGGCGAAATCAAGCTCGGCTCGATTAGCGGATACGTTTATCACGATCAGAACATTAATGGTTTCAAAGATGGCGGCGAGGAAGGAATTCCAAGCGTCACCGTGACGCTGATCAATACCGATACGAATGAAACGTTAGTGACGATCACTGACGCCAACGGTTACTACGAGTTCAACGATCTCGTGCCAGGCAACTATCGCCTCATTGAAACACAGCCAATCGAATATCAAGACGGGCTCGATTCCGCAGGGACGATCAACGGTTCGATTCGAGGCTTGGCCGTAAATCCTGGCGATGAAATCAACAGCATTTCGATCGGTAGTGACGAGCACGGTGTCAACTACAATTTTGGTGAGTACCTGTATGCTTCGATCTCGGGAAGTGTCTATCTAACCGATGCCGATGGCAACTGCGATCACGAATCGGAGACATCGCGTCCTCTTGCTGGGGTCACCATTCAGTTGTTCGATGCGGATGGTAATTTGCTGAAAACGACTACGACTGACACCAGCGGTGAATACTTCTTCGGAGAATTGCTGCCAGGCACGTACACGGTAATTGAGATCACTCCTCCTGGTTTAATCGATGGGGGGGATCACATTGGTACAATCAACGGGATTCATGTCGGCTCCTTCGGTGGAAACGATGTCATCGAGTCGATCACACTGACGGCAGGCCAGCATGGGGAAGAGTACGATTTCTGCGAGAGTGAACCTGCCGACCTGTCTGGCTATGTCTATCACGACCGAGACAACGATGGGGTTCGTGATTCTGGCGAAGAAGGCATTGGCGGAACGACGGTTCAGCTGTTTGACAAAAACGGCAATCTGGTCGACACACTGGTTACCAATGCCGATGGTTTCTATCACTTCACCGGATTGTCTAAAGGTGAATACCGCATAGTCGAACTACAACCGACGAGTTATCTCGACGGCTTAGACACGGCAGGGACAATCGCCGGCGCAGCAGTCGGTTCGGCTACGAATCCGGGCGATGTGATTCATACGATTGAATTGAAGTTCGGCCAGTCTGGGATCGAATACAATTTTGGTGAAGTGCTACCCACGTCGATCGGTGGTTTTGTTCACGTCGATCCGAACCAGGATTGTGTATTTGATCCGGATGAAGATCCGATTGTTGGGGTCACGATTACGCTGCTCGACGGAAACGGCAATGTAATTGCAACCACGACTACCGACGCCAACGGTCACTATACGTTTACCGGTTTGCCTCCGGGAACATACACCGTGGTCGAGACACAACCGGATGGCTACTTTCAAGGTGGACAGATCGATCGCAACGGCTTGGCTGACGCTACGGAAACCGATCGAATCTCACGCATCGTGACGCATTCTGGGGAGCATCTCGACGAACACAACTTCTGCGAGATTCCACCGGCAGCACTCTCGGGGTATGTCTTTCAAGATGGCAATGTTATCTCAAGTGCAACTGGTGAATTGCCAGAAGATATCTCGTCTATTCGCGACGGTCTGCGGACACCTGACGATACACCGCTAGGGAATGTTGTTTTAGAGCTGCGCGACGGTTTCTCAGGTTTGCCGATCATGGGCAACAGCGATTCGGTGTTGCAAGGCATCTATGGTGACGGGCCCATCCGGATAACGACCGATGCCAACGGCTATTACAAGTTTATTGGCTTGAAAACGGGGTTCTACGCTGTTTATCAGTTGCAGCCAGAAGGATTCGTCGACAGCATCGATACGGTCGGTACTACCGGCGGGTTAGCCGTTAACCCAGGGACTTCGTCCGCTGAGATTTCCTCGTTGGCGGTTAGCCCTGGCAATGATGCGATCATTCGTATCTTTGTTGTGGGAGGGACCGAATCGCGGGAAAACAACTTCAGCGAAGTACGCGTGATTCCTTTCATTCCACCTCCGGAAATTCCGCCTGGAATTCCTCCGGTAACACCTCCTCCGGTTGTTACGCCTCCACCTTCGCCTGAGTTGCTACCTCCGGCGCCTTTATTGGCATTGCCTTACGAGGTCTTACCGTATGGTGGAGGAGCCAACGGGTTCACTTGGCACCTGAGTGTCGTCAATGCTGGCGATCCGCGTGGTAAAGAGCCGGTTGCTTCTTCGGACGCCCCATACTGGTTAACGTCGGCCAATGGGGATTTAAACCCTTGGAATACCGAGAACCTAAGCGAAGCACGCTGGACACTACAACTCGAAGGGGAGGACGGCGAGGAAGCAGAGCTTCTCAGTCGCCTATTTGGATCGAAGAATGCCATCCCCGTCGCAGGTGACTTCAATGGTGACGGAGTTAGCGAACTTGGCGTCTTCATCGATGGTCACTGGTTCATCGATTTGAACGGCAACGGCCAATGGGACGATGAAGATATGTATGCCAAGCTGGGGCATGATGGAGACCAGCCGGTCGTTGGTGATTGGGACGGTGACGGCAAAGACGACATCGGTATCTTTGGCAAGGCCTGGCCGAACGACCCTCGTGCCGTGAAGGAAGACCCCGGCCTACCGGAAGCGACCAATCGGATTGTTTCGCTCGAAAAGCCGAAGAACATTCCTCCCAAGATCGAGCATGCCCCGCTGGGTACTCGCGTGCTGAAAGTTGCTCAGTATGGCAAGTTCCGGCAGGATCTGATTGATCATACATTCCACTTTGGTGTGGGGGGAGACTTTGCTCTCGCCGGAGATTGGAATGGGGACGGCATCAGCACCATTGCCGTTTTCCGGAACGGAACCTGGCACATCGATAGTGATGGCGATGGTCGCTGGAACCCGGAAGTTGACGCAGCGTTCGATTTCGGGCAAGCCGGGGATATTCCGGTTGTCGGAGACTGGAATGGTGACGGAGTCGACGAGATTGGTGTCTTCCGAGAAGGACACTGGATTGTCGACGACAACGGGAACGGTGTCGAAGACTCCACCGATAAGGTGTTCCAGCTTGGGGAATGGGACGACGTTCCCACGGTAGGCGACTGGGACGGCAACGGAACGGACGACCCTGGCGTATTCCACGCTCACAAGGAAGGTTCGGTGACCGTCGCCAATCGCAAGGCGGGCTAG